The segment AGGAAGATCATCATCATCCGCAGTATAAATTCGAATATGGAGTGAAAGATGCCCACAGCGGAGACCATAAGGTGCAGTGGGAGCAGCGGGACGGTGATGTCGTCAAGGGATCATACAGTCTGGACGAGCCCGATGGCGGACACCGTATCGTTGAATACCATTCCGATCCTCACGGCGGAATTCAAATTCAGGTGAAGAAAGTTGGTGGCCACGCCCCTGCCCCGGCAGTACACCACGAGCCCATTCCCGTAGTGTCGGCTCCGATTGTGCATAAACCCATCAAGAAGCATCGGTACTGAAGTGATAAAGGCTGAGTTGCAATGTTTGAGGCGTGCTACAGAGTTCCTGGAAGCGTTGACCGTTTCCGTCTTATAGGAGTGAATGAATAAAGTGTGTGTAAATATACtgaaaaaaaaaggaataaaattaTTGCTGTCTTTTGGTACATTCCAATTATATTCGATTCGAAGAGATGTAGGTAATACAATAAAATAttgatcaaaaaattttaaagtGACATTCACATAGAATGTACGAGAGAGTGACGTAGGACCATATATCAATATTTTATAAGGTTACTCGAATTTGTAGTAGTTCAGTTGCTATTCTTTATTATTGCTTTACTGGTGATCAGCATTTTATATACAGCCAAATTTCGAATACTGGCTGACGGCTGTATGGAACAAGTGAAACAACCATAAACCATGGAagtgattttttacatttggaattacagtcagtccacaatcatgggtcacacacaattatgggtcattttagctttatctgccgattaatgcgtgaatattatactaattgattgttaaaattgttactcTTACGTAGCTCtaacaatttgatcaatcaatagatgatatttaaacggaaattagtAGCTAGAGCCAAATGACCCACAATACCCAAAACATTATTTCCCATCACCTTCAGCACCTTTTCCTACAAGACTTCAATTTCGAATACCGAGGACCCCCGCtaatttgaacgattcctcatgcaaactaacagggtttgttttttatttgaacaactggcaaccctaaatatgctatAAATTGTATGAACTGGTCgctctgctctttgttattgtggTTTCGGTGGTTCGATTAAGTTGGCAGTTGGAAGCagtgaatatttcattctccaatCGAATTACTAGAagaatcgttgggaaaacaaaatatGAAACAGATTATTAAACATGCTGGATCAGTAGAAACAAATCAGGCTTACGTGCATCGTCTTCATAAGCAAATGATTTCATGTTGATTATGATATTTCATGGTATTGCACGATATTATGATATTATATATTATGGTATTGCACATCGTGGCGCGGTctcaaataaaaagtgttcagattgaaAACGGTCAGAACGGGGGTCCACGTTATATCTTAACTTCACATGTATAGTTTTCAGTTGAACTTTTCATGGATTGAACAtttattgtgagtttcattgaaagttatccaccGCGCTGCTCAAAAATGAAATACGCTTTCATGGTTGCTGggtcgattttgatattattagaggaaattacacagaaatcataaagttttagttacttttgGCTACCCAGTTACGTGAACaacatgtttgtttacaaaattttggCAGCAGTTCTAGCGCTGTTTGCTTCAAGCGCCAGATcgcgtttaactttgggcaaagcTCCCAATAAAATAACTCCGGGGCATTGCGCGTCTTTAATCCCATATTGTATCTGTGGCATCCTAAACTGTCGCGAAGCAgcactaacttttttttttttttttttttgttagattatagtcactttaacagcttatgtcattcgtgacttctgcggggctgggatttgaacccgggtcctcggcgtgagcaCTAACTTTCATGGATTTAAGTGGGTTCttcaccctactagcacggttgttacaaagttgttgtggtaaccgaaatatgactaatttcagtcgtaatccggttgcttcaactaaatggacctaaagtgtgctacttgggcattTTCTTAATAATATAGATCAGTGAACCTTCGATTCGTCACCCCTTCCTCGTGAAAATACGAATCTTTTCCATCATGTACTAACGGTCTCCCTAATTTCCTTTTTGAAACTAGTGAAATAGTTTTAAGTACTGACCGCCAAATTTATTGTATAGAAAAAGCACAAAAAGCACGATAACTGCTTTTTTCACCATATTCTTTCATTACGCCACTGGCTACCCGAGcagggttttagagcaaattgaaaacaaaatttgatatcttgatgtaacggattttgaatactcggcgtgatttcattttggtcgacttagcggttaaaatatcaaaattgattgcaaaaattccacgccgtgaaattaaattgaagactacttttgctatcaaaaatatcaaacggaatactaatcttgctgtcacacaatattaataggaaagcagaattagttatcattttactatcatatcatcatcattttgctatcatcatataatttgaaccaaccattttattagaaaaaaatttatgtgaaaatagattaatttaaatattgaaggtttatttacatcatatatagaatctgccaacacattttcttttgataaaaatgaaagcaaaattatagcaaagtctgatacatcataagtgccattttgagttggtaacaaaacatgttttctagttgatatcaacagcaaaaTATGTAATAactttgatatacttttgttgtcaatccttgctcgggtaTCTAGCCACGGGTTTGGTAATGACACAGATGACTTTTCCTTTGTTATAAACGATATAAGGCAGCCATTGGAATTTCATTAAGGCTTTGGGAAACACTGTGCAGATCGCAGCGGTGGGTGGGGTAAAACGACTcgtgctattaattgtttaataaCGTCGAaactacaggtatacctcgatagtacgtaccctcgttagtacgtaccctccataatacgtatattttgcctcgatagtacgtatcctCGATAATACATAcgttttgcctcgatagtacgtacattttccagcaacactACTTGTTTCAGTCCAAGCTTCATAAAGGGTaaaatcattgatttaaaaaaattaaaaattaattgctCTATTAAATCATTACCactaaaatacatatttattcaatagtgtatgcaaatttgcaaatttcatgcaattACTAGCGTAATATAACAATGTTTCCAAAcctaaaattgtgattcgaaagtacgtacatttcggaaattcgtacgctaaacgaagcaaaggtgtacgtcctatcgaggtatacctgtaaaaAGTgtaccacatcaaattgcatcgcagaaaaaacgctgtaaaaattacccattgggtattttctcttgaaaatttgggtagaaatagtttaaattgtattatttacactgtatgacagtgtcgctgtcagttttttgaaaattggaagaaatggcgtcacccgaaaagcaacgtcgagAATGGGTTTTGCACAAGCACTTGGAAAATCCTCTACTCtatcatcgggacatcggaaaacaactcggaaacgTCAGttaacggtgagtcgtgtgattaaacgtaaCTACAAAATTCTGAGCAACGAAcgaaaggagaaatgcggtcagaatggatgttttaTTAGTGATTAGGCTCACAAGCATGTCGTGAAAGTgcttaagcggaatcccaatgcttcggacAGGGATGTGGTCAAAAAGttaaatctgtccaagtctttcgtttagAGAGCCTAGGACcaggagggactgcatacgtacaaagtgcaaaaGATTCCAAATAGTGGTGAACGGCAAAATATGGTGgaaaagtcacgggcccggaaactgtacacccataTGTTGACGAAACCTCGTTGTCTCATCCTGGATGAttagacttacgtcaaggcggaattccggcagcttccgaagACCCAAAGACATGAACCCGCCCAACGCACCGGAGCTAAGGCCCGTCGAAAAATACTGAGCTATTATGAAGAacgcactacggaagcatcccaaggaggtcaaaatTGTGGAAGACAAGAAAAAAGTGGGTTACCGTACAGAAGGAGCTGCAGTCAGATGTTGTATAGAACCTTATGAGAGGAGTTatgcgtaaggtgcgagcatacgtatcccgcaaaggcttcgtgccacAAGTCGAAACATGTCGGGATTTAATACAGAgggatcttgtcggatgaacgtgaggtgatcgaaaggtggaagcagcactacaatgagcCCTTAATGGCGCGAAGTCGAACTAACAAGGCAGTAGAAGTGATGACTACATCAATACGGCGTATGATGGTGATATGCCGATCCGCCCAATAGGTTCAGTTATCGAAGCCCACAAGAGGCTTAAAAACAATAAGCCAGCTGGCAAATAAGGCATCGCAGCTGAGCTTACCAAGATGGGCCCGGATAGATAGGCTCCCTGACTGCACCGACTGATAGTCAGGATttgggaaacagaacagctaccggaggagtggaaggagggAGCAATATGCCTAATATgcaagaagggcgacaagttggaatgtgagaactatcgagcgatcactgtTCTCAACGCCGCCCAATTCCGGTGTTGGAATTCGTTGAAAAATTGAACGTGGTCGATTTAGCGGGTATAAAATGACCATAGGACGCCCGAAAGTGTCCAAAATAGTGGCACAATTAAAAGAGATAATAGTTTTAAGTAATATTAGTTTGCTTTAGAAGCAGCAGAACGTgttatttcgcacttttgcgaTGCACACGATATTCATATATTccgcgatgctatgaagcgtgaatgtatgcgGCTCATCAGTAAAAAGTGAATTGAACCATTCATTTATCTGTTTTTTTCATGATAATATTGCcagccgatgctcggcgtatatattcattttgcgaattctccaacctttGCATTCATACCTTTGCAACCtacctattcatagatttcaaggccaccAATGATACTAttgaccgtgaagagctatagaaaattataGAAAAAACAACTTTTCCAGAAAACTGATTAAGGGCATAATGGATGTACAGTGCAGTGTGAGGTTTCCGGGCGTATTTTCGAGTTGGCTTGAaactcgcaggggacttcaacaaggcgatggtatttcctgtcttctgttcaacatcgcgctaaAAGGTGTTATAAAACGTTCGGGTTTTAAACGATACAGGTTTTAACATGCGGGCACGATGTTCAATAAATCTAGCTAGTTcatctgtttcgctgacgatTTAGACATTGTCGGAAAGACGTTCCAGGTGGTTGCCGAGCAGTATGCCAAACTGATACATGAAGCAATGAAGATTAGATTAGTGGTGAATATGTCTAAAACCTACCAAGTACCTTTATTAGGAGAAACCGAGCGCAAAGAAGCTCGTAtataggcaatagtgtggtagtcgactgggacgagttcgaggtggtggacgaatttgtaaACCTACCTCggatcgttgatgacgtcggatagcAACTGGAGCAGAaaaatacgcagacgtatttTTGTCAGAAGTCGTACTTACTACGGATTCCACAAGACCCCTCACCCTCGTGCCAAATGTACCACGAACAAGACGCtttaagaccggtagtcctctacgggcacgcaATGTGGACAATGTTCGACGGGGACTTGAAAACAGGTTCAAACGTCGTGTGGTTAAACTCCGACTCCGtctcgaatccggttggtatcagacgcagaggtgcgcagcgtgctTGCTGGTTGGACCAAGTGGAGCAAGACCTGGAAAATGTGGAGCATTCGTGAAATTGAAGAcggacagccatggatcgagtttATTGGCGGAACATTGTCATGCAGGTGAAAATCTAAAGGAATTGACACCAGGATAAGTATGTAAGTACTACTCGTGCAGTTACTCGATTaaaaatcattcgatttttttACCATTGCTTGAATTAATCAAACGATTAATGAACAAgatatagggtagatgctccagtagttgtggtagtaccagtagtggtggaaactcgaaatatatcataattttggcggttTTCGtgataatttcagttttctattcgtaaatatatatttgttaacagttttatctaagatacacagttaaaattcaagaacTTCAAATTATCTTTACAtactatcccccgacataatccctatTCGCGCTCTTTTTaatggtttactttcaggatgtTGGAAGGTgtaatcccaagcaacaatgtaaattttattgtactctaatggtggtcttcaaggccaattttgatcttaaataccatcataagagtagaataaaacccaaattgttacttgggatgatttATTTATACCAGTCACCAAGTATGCAGCCAATAAAAATGAATACGTATCCACACTGTCGAAGTGGAGATCGATCACATCTCATCAAAATCGATTAGAGGAGGAGGACATCTATCGGTAATTAGCGTTACCAATGACGGAGAGATCAGTCTGCTATCGATCACGGCCTAGAACAGGTGTCATAAGGGGGAACCTACGCAATTTACCTATCGCATGCATAGTACTATAGTTTTAGAATAAATGTAGTTTGATACCAGTTAATTCAACGTGTTTCGTAAGAATTAAAACGTGTTTTTAGTGCAATATTCAATTGCAATTTATTAGATTCAAGGAGCCTTGATTGGCCGTGTCGTCGTCATCACTAACCAAGGAAGGAAAAAAAATTGGTCGATGGCCGTCGACGTTTGGCCATCCAAGAACCACATGCATCCTTCGGAGAAGGACGGATTCTCTCACAACACAGGACATCAAGCTCTACTTCAATATTCAATGTGCAAATGATCGAAGGAAAAAGATATTTTTACGCTTTTCCAAAATTGTTTACATTCAGGATTTCAGTTTGGTCAAGGTTTATTCGCAATAAATAATTACTGACCTTTTGGGACGGATAGAttctattactttcttctagAATCGAAGTAAACGAAATCGCAGGTGAATAAGTGGTACTGGGCCCAAGAAGCAAAAGCGTGCTAACATGTGATTGGCTGATTCGTTCGTTCTTGATAGTGGCTGATATTTATGCCTCTTTCAATGGTGACTCAATAAATTGTTATTATATTCTATATATATTTCaatgctttgaaaaatttctgatcgattgatgcaaatatatgtaatatagggtatgttgctgcttcgacgtaattgcctattcccgttctatccgacacaaattattcaaaatatcagtgatttttatgacacacaatgcaaaattagttaatccctaatattttagtttgttgcctctcatactcgatcaatcaaagtgagctgagatctatttaaatgcttttttttttcattaaaaaattccttgCAGCCAAAATTCCcacattttttcgtgcgacgaagaagaaaatgtcgactaatcgtttcaatttccgtcattcataaaatgaaaataactcacgcaacgcattgttgttattctgcagccgggaaaatttgcctgacctacagaaatttagcagaataacatttgtcatgctgtcctacacaaatgcatgcgcgctagcttcgtaaacattattgtgatttttagttcggacgatgaaaaattttgacggacggattttaaaacggtacgacgattTTAAGAtaaaaagtcagttgcgtaatttcaatcaactgctttattaatcgctttttagtgacttcaaagggcacggatcggaagttaAGTGTGTttaagtcaaatcagcagcagagcttttggattattcgttaaatccacctaagaaatgatgaaaattagagtggctttccttactacgacgggaattagaaataaaccctacgtaGAAAAATTGCTGAGTGTGCAAAacgtaaccacttttcgttacatgttcatttCTCGTACTTCTAACAATTTTCGCATTTATAACAGATGGATAAGTATCTGAGAGATAAGAAGAGGTCTGCAAATAACGGAACTGTGGTGACTATTAAAGAGCGGATGTGCAGATAAGATAGATGCAGATTTTTTGTAAGGAttatcgaaaaaaaacatgTATGTAAAAGTGGCTGCGTACAAATcagccccgagtaagatcgcgCACTTAGCTAGTTATGTACTATGTTATTATAGGATAAACAGCACGCTATTCTAAACTATTCACGACCCTTCTCAGGTGGAAAACAAGTTCTGTTGGCAATGCTCTCAAAAAAAAGAGCAAGACAGCCCATATAAACACCTAGTACAAGCAATAACTTAAAAGAATATTATGACAAAATGGTCGACATACTTTGTGGACTACAAAGGATCATAACCATCTACCAGATGCGTTAAGCACGGATTCCGCAAGACAACAAGGAGGAAGCCAAAATCCCGGAAAAATAGCGCGAATTTATGCGCCACAATTTGAAGTTGAGGTATAACCACGCGCTTTATTTTTTCATACAGATAACAGTAATTTCTTAATAAAGTTTCTTATTTGTCAATTGCTTTGCTTATTTTAAAAGCTTTGTTCTTCTCTCAAACGCAACTCTTCACACATAATAAAgaattgttttatatttttacaaatttttacaGGCAACAAAGTCAAAACCAGAGCATCGAAAAAGCATTTTCTCCTGTAAAATAGTGAAATTGACGATCACCGCATGTAaattttcggtaaaatttaatgAGGTGCGGATCAATCGAAGGTTATTACATTAGATTAAGCTTTCACAACTGCTCCGGCTGTGTTCCGTCATATTTTTTTCAGACAAAACAGTACTAACATACAAAAGATATTAAGATTTGCAGGTAACAAAAACAATATCTGATATCAATGCGATGATATTTTCCGATTCAACACTGTACGATTATTTTTCCCATCTTACCAAGAGTTTGTACAAAAGCATACAGCAACTTGGTTTAAACGGGCATTGCGCAAGATTTTAGAAACTGAGATCGTCGTCGTTCGCTTCAATCGATTCTAGACCAAGTTgacgtcctgaaagtgaaccgtGTTTTTAACTTGCTCACCTATCCATCTTGTGTGAACAAATTGGGGATGAAATGTAAAaagtagggcacgggagggtattttcagcctattaagcgatagcatctattttttcggtctatggcctagttctagtggaagaacaagtGGTTTTggcgttctttgaataaaaaatagtatatTGCTTACAgccttgagaaaatagttataacatattaaaattgcatgtcggcaaagtatttttattggcgaaagatcAGGCAaacaggctgaatttagaaacctgctgaaaataccctcccgtaccctacaagCCTATCTTTAGACAGTAACTCTCGATGTGAGAAATAACAGTCGATGGCTAGCAACAGCTTTCTTCCAAAATTAGCTATGGACATTTCATTTCCGTTCACTATGGTAAACTGCTGACAAGTTTTACCTATTACCAATAGGTTTGCCATGAGAAAATTTACATCGCGACGTAATTGTTCGCTAACTGGTGATCTTTTAAACAATGTGCGATATCGTAGCTGATCATTAGAAAAAGTATGATTTAATTCTTAGTGAGCCGCAATTTCTAACAAACTTATGATGAAAACTGACGTCCCAAGAAGATACACACCACGAAGTCTTAGCTCTACGACTCAAACGAGGAATTTAATACATGATGACTGTCAATTTAAATGTAAAGAAGCAACGccaacgtccttaagaacttgacccctctttatcgacagacttcaccgtcggttattagagtaggggagagtagtcaacagtgagacaacaggaacagtgagacaacaggaacagtgagacatagGGAAAAGCTTAGCCATAAAACATACAatatccatgatattttcctgcaaagtaaagtttgtgtatctatatcacataatacagtttgagaaaaatttgttaattttttagtatatttttcaacaaaagtcgtttttggggggtcaaagtaaattttatcgcGATCATTTTCAGATGATTTTTAACagcaaatcgcataactaatccaaattaaatttactacatggcatctcataggaatgagagataaaaattaaaaatataagaccatcgaattgtttgctaacaccactatttcactatttcttataaaacattcgtcttgggaacagtgagacaaacagatatgcataatcttcaaaaaaaaaattgtgttgaattgtaaatcaatccatataaattgattgcaaatgagtctgaagtgtaagttgaaggtcagataaccaggattggacatttatatgaatataaatgtagatgtgagaaaaatcgcaattttcaataatgcacaacaataatgtatcctttatgcacaaaataaacagtacgacctctaaactattctttgtaaccaaaaaatatggtttaagtttaattctaatatgtgtctcagtattcaatactcgttgtctcactcttcccacctactggggaacagtgaaccaaaaagacaccttcacatttgcgtttgtaactattttatcttttaaccaaaagggctgaaacattttttcagacaactagaaggatatacctttcaaatggattgaagacctcgttggtaactatcaccaaaaaaattttaaaatttttggaaaaaaagtgtctcactgtagacgtctctcccctacaagaaaattacggggctagtgtaaagcTCCTATTAGCTCTATAGCGGCACccctcagtcgagattcgaacatacgacgactggcttgttagaccagcattgtaccccggagctaatTGAGCTAATTTAAATGTTAGAtccgcaaattctttacgaagTACTTCGACTTGATAGTAGTTCCAGCATGTTTGATGCACGAGTGTTTAATTCCTAACAAGTTTGTTTTTGTATAGTTTAATACAGTTAGTTTGAAGTACGAAATTAGTTTTGTACGGTTGTTCAAAGTGCGAaactttcatttcaattttttctattttgaaaTCAGGATTACTACGATAAACCACATAAAGATGTTTATCCCATTAAGAGGCACTTGTCGTCGCTCGGTACCTAATGAAACACATTTTACCACACAACACACCCCACGAAACATTTCTTTCTCGAATGCAGGAAGCGACAAATCACATAACTCTAACAAGTCTTTATTGCACAGTCAACAAAAAGTCAGGTGTAACCGACACCGATGGTCAACACAAGTCTGACTCCGACACGGTACTGCCGCCCTACACCGACGCCAGAATTGTCATCATCGAGATCTCATCAGTGATGCTGATCGATGTTGGCATAACTTTCACCGCCGTGTCCGTGTCCGTCGTGATGCTCGCCGTAAACGGCCGGGTGGCTAGCGTGTCCAGCACGCTGCACATGGGCCTGGAATCCAGCATGCTTGTCCGATTTGTAGTTCACAACTCGGTGCGTGCCGTCCGGTTCGTGGAGTGAGTATGAGCCTTCTACAGCATCACCATCCCGATGTTCCCACTGTTCCTTATTGTCTCCGGTATGCGAATCCTTGACACCGTACTCGAACTTGTACTTGGGGTGCGCATGATGTTCCTCCTCGTG is part of the Sabethes cyaneus chromosome 2, idSabCyanKW18_F2, whole genome shotgun sequence genome and harbors:
- the LOC128733614 gene encoding cuticle protein 19-like; this translates as MFKFVALIACLAIAVLAHEEEHHAHPKYKFEYGVKDSHTGDNKEQWEHRDGDAVEGSYSLHEPDGTHRVVNYKSDKHAGFQAHVQRAGHASHPAVYGEHHDGHGHGGESYANIDQHH